The proteins below are encoded in one region of Clostridia bacterium:
- a CDS encoding DinB family protein yields the protein MAINQGLLAEFDHEALGTRTTLERVPEDKFGWKPHPKSPTMGWLASHVANLPSWTAMTLEQDSVDIAPAGPERPRSPEAKSRAELLESFDQNVAKAREVLARTADEAMMKPWSLLKGGETIFTQPRIAVLRGFVFNHLIHHRAQLTVYLRLNDIPVPALYGPSADEGQM from the coding sequence ATGGCGATCAACCAGGGATTGCTGGCGGAGTTCGATCACGAAGCGCTAGGAACGCGCACGACATTGGAGCGCGTGCCTGAAGACAAGTTTGGATGGAAGCCTCATCCGAAGTCGCCCACCATGGGCTGGCTCGCTTCCCACGTTGCAAACTTGCCGTCCTGGACGGCCATGACGCTCGAGCAGGACAGCGTTGACATTGCGCCTGCCGGGCCGGAGCGACCACGTTCACCCGAGGCGAAGTCGCGCGCCGAGTTGCTGGAGTCTTTCGACCAGAATGTGGCGAAGGCCCGTGAAGTGCTCGCGCGAACCGCCGATGAGGCGATGATGAAGCCATGGTCGCTGCTCAAGGGCGGCGAGACCATCTTCACGCAGCCCCGCATCGCCGTGCTGCGCGGCTTCGTCTTCAATCACCTCATCCACCATCGGGCACAGCTGACGGTGTACCTGCGTTTGAATGACATCCCCGTGCCTGCCCTCTACGGACCTTCGGCGGATGAAGGACAAATGTA